One segment of Rosa chinensis cultivar Old Blush chromosome 6, RchiOBHm-V2, whole genome shotgun sequence DNA contains the following:
- the LOC112169310 gene encoding putative disease resistance protein RGA1 gives MADLVVSPALQVIFDRIASPVIEKFADLWDFKDNLQRLRETLMLIQPTLEDAEEQQFSNKAVKIWLSKLEKAAYDAEDGLHYLTAKGMIPSSRYQLDDLKTASHIKEMLLALETTVNEGLVKFTFTRPNMVDRRSSVWETSSFVIKSQIYGRDQDKDKVVKLLLSSQAHQEGYASCIAIVGIGGIGSQTLNFFSLSFGVCCTIKDTSSCWMMFGLRITMTGTLFRGGVDGCKVIVTTRNTKTALMTDSPNSPFYLKGLEEEDCWALFKQQAFGRGEEEKYPHLLPIGKQIVRKCGGVPLAAKSLGSIMRFKRNQQQWLSVQNTELWKLDVCELDILPALMLSYFYLPFHLRRCFAFCSMFPKGYEFSKHKLIHMCMAEGLLLGEDVCKRPENVGDDYFTNLLWMSFFQEVDRCDGGGVIGYKMNDVIHDLSQYVAGDTTVILENGLQPKSLENIRHSSVVYRYRAITIPRALYEAQHLRSLLFIGESGLIKNIHKICSSFVYLRMLDLNSCDVHKLPESLCDLICLRYLDLSYTPIFTLPYDMAWILVSLQTLNLLGCPNLKRLPYLGGMTGLRHLDVTACRSLTRMPKGFGELHQLETLPLYVISYDGEAFELGGLNLYGTLNLTHLENVTKAVEAKSAGLRMKENIESLGLHWKGEDVDESIMIKVPKAQQEAVISVSQTVPQNSDPVEEILEALKPHDNLKMLVINGYPGTRLPDWTLPNLTAVYLKECRNCQNLPALGNLLMLKTLSLQGMDCLKHVGADFYGDGTSIPFLSLEELSLCDLSNMEEWSSANNMTSFPRLRKLTVNRCPKLAHIPFSESLQHLELRGCKLRLMSIANLSLLSVLVLENIPDLSSLPEGLIASAHLSCLKILSCPKLCSLPLEMGNCLTSLKSLTIGWCQDLSSLPDSLQNLKALESLEISDCHYIISMPDGAIGGLSSLRTLSIENCTSLTSLSSSLEHLTFLEHLTIMYCPSLDSFPEGVQHLSALRSLTILSCPWFDSLPNGLQNVRTLHCLEISSCTNLRALPEWFENLDSLRSLTISACPNLEELPAGLKHLTKLQYLSIQECPELEQRCRQGSGEDWFKIAHVPHKYISSPQVCQSSEASTSGGSSSQTSAQFLYI, from the exons ATGGCAGACCTGGTCGTATCCCCAGCTTTGCAAGTGATCTTTGACAGAATAGCATCCCCTGTCATAGAAAAGTTTGCTGACTTGTGGGATTTCAAGGACAACCTCCAGAGGCTAAGAGAGACCTTGATGCTGATTCAACCTACTCTCGAGGATGCGGAAGAGCAACAATTCTCCAACAAAGCTGTCAAAATTTGGTTGTCAAAGCTCGAGAAGGCAGCTTATGATGCTGAGGACGGACTGCACTACTTGACTGCTAAAGGTATGATCCCTAGCAGTCGTTATCAACTTGATGATCTTAAGACTGCTTCCCACATTAAAGAGATGCTTCTGGCATTAGAAACAACTGTAAATGAGGGACTTGTTAAGTTTACTTTTACAAGGCCTAATATGGTAGATCGTCGATCTTCCGTGTGGGAGACTAGCTCTTTTGTCATCAAGTCACAGATATATGGAAGAGATCAAGACAAAGATAAGGTCGTGAAACTGTTGCTGTCTTCTCAAGCTCACCAGGAAGGATATGCATCTTGTATCGCAATAGTTGGTATTGGAGGAATTG GTTCTCAGACATTGAACTTCTTCAGTCTCAGCTTTGGCGTCTGCTGCACAATAAAAGATACCTCCTCGTGTTGGATGATGTTTGGACTTCGCATCACAATGACTGGGACATTGTTTAGAGGGGGTGTTGATGGATGCAAAGTCATTGTTACCACCCGCAATACAAAAACCGCACTCATGACAGACTCTCCAAATTCCCCTTTTTATTTGAAGGGCTTAGAGGAGGAGGATTGCTGGGCTTTGTTCAAGCAACAGGCTTTTGGgcgaggagaagaagagaaatatcCACACCTTTTACCAATTGGTAAGCAGATTGTCAGAAAATGTGGAGGTGTGCCATTAGCAGCAAAAAGTTTGGGAAGTATAATGCGCTTCAAAAGAAATCAACAACAGTGGTTGTCTGTGCAAAATACTGAACTTTGGAAATTGGATGTGTGCGAACTAGACATTCTTCCTGCCCTGATGTTGAGTTACTTTTATCTACCATTTCATCTTAGAAGATGCTTTGCCTTCTGCTCAATGTTTCCAAAAGGTTATGAATTCAGCAAGCACAAGTTAATTCACATGTGCATGGCGGAAGGCTTATTATTGGGGGAAGACGTGTGCAAGCGACCTGAAAATGTTGGTGATGACTACTTCACCAATTTGTTGTGGATGTCTTTCTTTCAAGAAGTAGATCGATGTGATGGTGGAGGTGTAATTGGGTACAAAATGAATGATGTCATTCATGACCTCTCACAGTATGTTGCAGGGGACACAACCGTGATACTTGAAAATGGTCTCCAACCAAAGAGTTTAGAAAATATTCGCCACTCCTCTGTTGTTTATAGATATAGAGCAATTACAATTCCACGAGCTCTGTATGAAGCACAACACCTGCGAAGTCTGTTATTTATTGGAGAATCTGGCTTGATAAAGAACATTCATAAAATCTGTTCAAGTTTTGTATACTTGCGTATGCTAGATCTGAACAGTTGTGATGTTCACAAATTGCCAGAATCATTGTGCGACTTAATATGTTTGAGATATCTTGACCTGTCTTACACACCTATATTCACTCTTCCTTATGACATGGCATGGATACTCGTGTCTCTGCAGACTTTAAACCTACTTGGTTGCCCTAATCTGAAGCGTTTGCCTTACTTGGGAGGCATGACAGGCCTAAGACATCTTGATGTAACTGCATGCAGAAGTTTGACTCGGATGCCTAAGGGTTTTGGAGAACTACATCAACTTGAGACATTGCCATTGTATGTTATTAGCTACGACGGCGAGGCCTTTGAGCTGGGTGGTTTGAATCTTTATGGCACGTTGAATCTCACACACTTGGAAAATGTAACCAAGGCAGTAGAAGCGAAATCAGCAGGATTGAGGATGAAAGAGAATATCGAGTCATTGGGACTACATTGGAAAGGCGAAGATGTGGATGAATCAATCATGATAAAAGTACCTAAAGCCCAACAAGAAGCAGTCATCTCAGTATCACAGACAGTGCCACAGAATTCTGACCCTGTGGAAGAAATTCTTGAAGCCTTGAAACCGCACGACAATTTGAAGATGCTAGTTATAAATGGGTATCCAGGAACTAGACTTCCTGATTGGACTCTCCCGAATCTAACTGCAGTTTATTTGAAGGAATGTAGAAATTGTCAGAATCTTCCAGCTCTTGGGAATCTCCTGATGCTTAAAACTCTTTCTTTGCAAGGAATGGATTGTCTGAAACACGTTGGTGCAGATTTCTATGGTGATGGTACCAGCATACCATTCTTGTCACTTGAAGAGTTATCTCTCTGTGATTTATCCAACATGGAAGAGTGGTCGAGTGCAAATAACATGACTTCATTCCCGAGATTGAGGAAGTTAACGGTTAACAGATGTCCCAAGTTAGCACATATACCATTCTCTGAATCTCTTCAACATTTGGAGTTGCGCGGTTGTAAACTACGTTTGATGTCCATAGCAAATTTAAGTTTACTTTCTGTGCTCGTCTTGGAAAATATTCCAGACCTATCCTCTCTCCCAGAAGGACTTATTGCATCAGCTCATCTGTCTTGTCTGAAGATTTTGTCATGCCCCAAGCTTTGTTCACTGCCTTTGGAGATGGGAAATTGCCTTACTAGTCTGAAATCATTGACCATTGGTTGGTGTCAAGATCTTTCGTCTCTGCCTGACAGTTTGCAAAACCTCAAAGCTCTGGAATCACTGGAGATTAGTGACTGTCACTACATAATCTCCATGCCGGATGGTGCTATTGGAGGTTTGAGTTCCCTTCGAACTTTGTCCATTGAGAACTGCACTAGTCTGACTTCCTTGTCCTCAAGTTTGGAACATTTGACATTCCTTGAACACTTGACCATTATGTATTGTCCAAGTCTTGATTCTTTTCCAGAGGGTGTGCAACACCTCTCTGCCCTTCGAAGTTTGACTATCCTGAGCTGTCCTTGGTTTGACTCTCTGCCAAATGGCTTACAAAATGTCAGGACACTACACTGTTTGGAAATTAGTAGCTGCACAAATCTAAGAGCTTTGCCAGAATGGTTTGAGAATCTTGACTCTCTTAGATCCTTGACCATatctgcttgtcctaatttagAAGAATTGCCGGCAGGTCTAAAGCATCTCACTAAACTCCAGTACCTCTCTATCCAAGAATGTCCCGAGCTTGAGCAAAGATGCAGACAAGGAAGTGGAGAGGATTGGTTCAAAATAGCTCATGTTCCACATAAATACATTAGTTCTCCTCAGGTCTGTCAATCCAGCGAAGCAAGCACCTCAGGCGGATCGTCTTCTCAAACATCTGCTCA GTTCTTGTATATTTGA
- the LOC112169256 gene encoding 60S ribosomal protein L38, with the protein MPKQIHEIKDFLLTARRKDARSVKIKKTKDAVKFKVRCSKYLYTLCVFDTEKADKLKQSLPPGLSVQDL; encoded by the exons ATG CCGAAGCAAATCCATGAGATCAAGGATTTCCTCCTGACTGCAAGAAGGAAGGATGCCCGTtctgtgaaaatcaagaagacgAAGGACGCAGTCAAGTTCAAGGTTCGATGCTCCAAGTACCTTTACACACTTTGTGTGTTTGATACTGAGAAGGCTGATAAGTTGAAGCAATCCCTTCCTCCAG GTTTGAGCGTTCAGGATCTGTGA